The Microcella sp. genome includes the window GCTCGCTCAGCGCGCCTACGATCAACCGACCGAACGTCGTCGCCGTGGGCACGATCGTGTGGCTCGGAAGCGAGGTGATGTTCTTCGCCGGCCTGTTCGCCATCTACTTCACGTTGCGATCAACCTCGCCGGGGCTGTGGGAAGAAGGCACAGCGAAGTTCAACGTTCCCTTCGCCCTCACCATCACCACGATCCTCGTGCTGTCATCGGTCACGTGCCAGTTCGGAGTATTCGCCGCCGAGCGTCTGCAGGCCCGCCGCACCGGGTGGAAGCCCACGCAGTGGGGCATGATCGAATGGTTCTTTCTCACCTACATTCTTGGCGCGATCTTCATCGTCGGGCAGACCTACGAGTACTCAGTGCTGGTGAGTGAATACGTCACCCTCAACTCTGACGCTTTCGGTTCGGCCTTCTACCTCACGACCGGCTTCCACGGCCTGCACGTGACCGGCGGCCTGATCGCGTTTCTGCTGGTGATCGGCCGCGCATATGCCGTGAAGACGTTCACTCACCGCGATGCCACGAGCGCGATCGTGGTCTCCTATTACTGGCACTTCGTCGACGTGGTCTGGATCGGTCTGTTCCTCGTCATCTACGTGCTCCAATAACCGCAGAATCGAGACGCTCCTGACCATGGCTTCCACCTCAACCGCTTCTTCTCGCCGCGCTGGCCGTCGATCGCCGCTCGCGACCACGGCCCTGCTCGTCGTCGGCCTGCTCGCGACTGGCGGCGCCTACGCGCTCGCCACCACGGCAGCCTCAGCCGATACTCGTGCCGCGAGCCAGCAGCTCGTCGACGAAGGCGGCAAGCTCTTCGCCGCTAACTGCGCGAGCTGCCACGGTCTCAACGGCGAAGGCACCGCCGCAGGGCCCACGGTCATCGGTGCCGGAGCGCTCGCCGTCGACTTCCAGGTCGGAACCGGTCGCATGCCCATGGCAGCCTCGGGGCCGCAGGCCGAAGTGAAGCCTGTGCAGTTCACCCAGCCTCAGATTGACGCCATGGCTGCCTGGGTCGCCGACCTCGCTCCCGGCCCGGCAGTGCCGGCCGACCGCTTCATCGCCGGCGACGGCGACGCCGCCATCGGCGCCGAACTGTTCCGCATCAACTGTGCAATGTGCCACAACGTCGCAGGTGCCGGTGGTGCGCTCACCGAGGGCAAGTGGGCCCCGGGGCTCGCGGGTGTCGACCCCGTTCACATCTACGGCGCCATGGTCACCGGGCCGCAAAACATGCCGGTCTTCAGCGACATGAACCTGACACCCGAAGAGAAGAACGACATCATCACCTACCTGCTGTACATCGAGGAGAACCCCTCGGTCGGTGGGTGGGATCTCGGCAGCCTCGGCCCCGTCTCCGAGGGCCTGTTCATCTGGATCTTCGGCCTCGGCGGACTCGTCGCAGTGACCATCTGGCTCACCGCGAAGTCCAACTGAGCCCACCCCCGCGATACTGCT containing:
- a CDS encoding cytochrome c; protein product: MASTSTASSRRAGRRSPLATTALLVVGLLATGGAYALATTAASADTRAASQQLVDEGGKLFAANCASCHGLNGEGTAAGPTVIGAGALAVDFQVGTGRMPMAASGPQAEVKPVQFTQPQIDAMAAWVADLAPGPAVPADRFIAGDGDAAIGAELFRINCAMCHNVAGAGGALTEGKWAPGLAGVDPVHIYGAMVTGPQNMPVFSDMNLTPEEKNDIITYLLYIEENPSVGGWDLGSLGPVSEGLFIWIFGLGGLVAVTIWLTAKSN
- a CDS encoding heme-copper oxidase subunit III encodes the protein MTSTALSSSLSAPTINRPNVVAVGTIVWLGSEVMFFAGLFAIYFTLRSTSPGLWEEGTAKFNVPFALTITTILVLSSVTCQFGVFAAERLQARRTGWKPTQWGMIEWFFLTYILGAIFIVGQTYEYSVLVSEYVTLNSDAFGSAFYLTTGFHGLHVTGGLIAFLLVIGRAYAVKTFTHRDATSAIVVSYYWHFVDVVWIGLFLVIYVLQ